Proteins found in one Artemia franciscana chromosome 13, ASM3288406v1, whole genome shotgun sequence genomic segment:
- the LOC136034522 gene encoding U3 small nucleolar RNA-associated protein 15 homolog has translation MAMASGGKKILTGSIDKKVKVIDVQNYDVVHTITYDSPVVSLGISNDDATIVAGMTDGMISMRHRKSEEEMQKEKEKKERSKLQPVVSHIEENLRFKPSTGDVVISAVDPGSLPRYDLFLRKFQYSAALTEVLRHHIVKNMPNVTVSVIHELIR, from the exons ATGGCAATGGCGAGTGGaggaaagaaaatattaactGGTTCAATCGACAAAAAAGTGAAAGTAATTGACGTTCAAAACTACGATGTCGTTCACACGATCACATACGATTCGCCTGTTGTCAGTTTGGGCATTTCT aacGATGATGCAACAATTGTAGCTGGTATGACTGATGGCATGATCTCTATGAGACATAGAAAAAGTGAAGAAgaaatgcaaaaagaaaaagaaaagaaggaaagatCTAAACTTCAACCTGTTGTTTCCCATATT GAAGAAAACTTACGGTTTAAGCCGTCCACTGGGGACGTTGTTATTTCTGCTGTAGATCCGGGTTCTCTTCCTAGGTATGACTTATTTCTTCGTAAGTTTCAATACTCGGCAGCCTTAACAGAAGTACTCCGACACCACATTGTGAAAAAT